A DNA window from Mesorhizobium sp. C432A contains the following coding sequences:
- a CDS encoding sugar ABC transporter substrate-binding protein, whose translation MKLAKWTVGLMAGMSLLALAAQADAGEVRVTVAEYSAKTGPYFEAVKKEFEAANPGITVKFEVVPWDVLLQKLTTDITAGTNADLSIIGTRWLIDFVQQDVAEPLDGYIKPDFKDRFIDTFLSPSIMEGKTYGLPIAASARAMYYNKELFEKAGIANPPATWTELQEDARKIKALGTGTFGFGLQGKEIETDVYYYYAMWSQGTEILNKDGTSGLGTPGALEAAKLYKSMIDEGLTEPGVTSNNREDVQNLFKQGKVGMMITAPFLSNQIKDEAPNLKYGVAAIPAGPTGARGTYGVTDSIIMFKNSKNKDEAWKLLDFLFTTEQRAKFTQGEGFLPVNKEEAKMDYYVNNADLAAFTALLPDARFAPVIPGWEEVAQITSDAMQKIYLGGDPEAGLKEAAAKANAVIKK comes from the coding sequence ATGAAGCTTGCAAAATGGACTGTCGGCCTGATGGCCGGAATGAGCCTGCTCGCCCTGGCCGCGCAGGCAGATGCCGGCGAGGTGCGCGTAACCGTCGCCGAATACAGCGCCAAGACCGGCCCGTATTTCGAAGCCGTGAAAAAGGAATTCGAGGCAGCCAACCCGGGTATCACCGTCAAGTTCGAAGTTGTGCCGTGGGACGTGCTGCTGCAGAAGCTGACCACCGACATCACCGCCGGCACCAATGCCGACCTGTCGATCATCGGCACCCGCTGGCTGATCGATTTCGTCCAGCAGGATGTCGCCGAGCCGCTCGACGGCTACATCAAGCCAGACTTCAAGGACCGCTTCATCGACACCTTCCTGTCGCCGTCGATCATGGAGGGCAAGACCTACGGCCTGCCGATCGCGGCCTCGGCGCGCGCCATGTACTACAACAAGGAATTGTTCGAGAAGGCCGGAATCGCCAACCCGCCGGCAACCTGGACCGAGTTGCAGGAGGATGCGCGCAAGATCAAGGCGCTGGGTACCGGCACGTTCGGCTTCGGCCTGCAGGGCAAGGAGATCGAGACCGACGTCTATTACTACTATGCGATGTGGTCGCAAGGCACCGAGATCCTCAACAAGGATGGCACGTCGGGCCTCGGCACGCCCGGCGCGCTCGAAGCCGCCAAGCTCTACAAGTCGATGATCGACGAAGGCCTGACGGAACCCGGCGTCACCTCCAACAACCGCGAGGACGTCCAGAACCTGTTCAAGCAGGGCAAGGTCGGCATGATGATCACCGCGCCCTTCCTGTCCAACCAGATCAAGGACGAGGCGCCGAACCTGAAATATGGCGTGGCCGCTATCCCCGCCGGACCGACCGGCGCGCGCGGCACGTACGGCGTCACCGATTCCATCATCATGTTCAAGAATTCCAAGAACAAGGATGAGGCCTGGAAGCTGCTCGACTTCCTGTTCACCACCGAACAGCGCGCCAAGTTCACGCAAGGGGAAGGCTTCCTGCCGGTGAACAAGGAAGAGGCCAAGATGGACTATTACGTCAACAATGCCGATCTGGCAGCGTTCACCGCGCTGCTGCCCGACGCCCGCTTTGCGCCGGTCATCCCCGGCTGGGAAGAAGTCGCCCAGATCACCTCGGATGCCATGCAGAAGATCTATCTCGGCGGCGACCCCGAGGCAGGCTTGAAGGAAGCGGCTGCCAAGGCCAACGCCGTGATCAAGAAATAG
- a CDS encoding sugar ABC transporter permease: protein MQNRFLPYLLTLPSLLLAAVVIFWPVWDLIQISTHDVSRFGQLRDFNDFANYSAFLADPDFLAALWRTGLWTLLVVGGALLLSVPVAMILNTDFYGRGIARVIIMLPWAVSLTMTAVVWRWALNGESGMLNSALIGLGLIHENIQWLARAETAFPMQVLIGILVTVPFTTTIFLGGLSSIPDDLYEAAALEGATPLQQFREITFPLLKPFINIAIVLNTIYVFNSFPIIWVMTQGGPANSTDILVTHLYKLAFRIGKLGEASAVSLLMFAILLIFTMIYVRLAMREQRT, encoded by the coding sequence ATGCAAAATCGCTTCTTGCCCTATCTGCTGACCTTGCCCAGCCTGTTGCTGGCGGCGGTCGTCATCTTCTGGCCGGTCTGGGACCTGATCCAGATCTCGACGCATGACGTCAGCCGCTTCGGCCAGCTACGCGACTTCAACGATTTCGCCAATTATTCAGCCTTCCTCGCCGATCCCGATTTCCTGGCGGCACTCTGGCGCACCGGCCTGTGGACGTTGCTGGTGGTCGGCGGCGCGCTGCTGTTGTCGGTGCCGGTGGCGATGATCCTCAACACCGATTTCTACGGCCGCGGCATTGCCCGCGTCATCATCATGCTGCCCTGGGCGGTGTCGCTGACGATGACGGCGGTGGTCTGGCGCTGGGCGCTCAACGGTGAAAGCGGCATGCTGAACTCGGCGCTGATCGGGCTCGGCCTGATCCATGAAAACATCCAGTGGCTGGCGCGCGCCGAGACGGCATTCCCGATGCAGGTGCTGATCGGCATATTGGTGACGGTACCGTTCACCACGACCATCTTCCTCGGCGGCCTGTCGTCGATCCCCGACGACCTCTACGAGGCGGCGGCCCTGGAGGGGGCGACGCCGCTGCAGCAGTTCCGCGAGATCACCTTTCCGCTGCTGAAGCCGTTCATCAACATCGCCATCGTGCTCAACACCATCTACGTCTTCAATTCCTTCCCGATCATCTGGGTGATGACGCAGGGCGGGCCGGCCAACTCGACCGACATATTGGTCACCCATCTCTACAAGCTGGCCTTCCGCATCGGCAAACTGGGTGAAGCATCGGCGGTGTCGCTGCTGATGTTCGCCATCCTTTTGATCTTCACCATGATCTATGTGCGGCTTGCCATGCGGGAGCAGCGCACATGA
- a CDS encoding carbohydrate ABC transporter permease produces the protein MTPKLKRTIIAWLLLSPLLVVTIFPFAVMFLTAVKPRQEVLSPTWWPSEFHWSNFADMWVATGFGQALANSLYVSVIATVGAILISVPAAYAMSRFRFAGYGAFRQFLLISQMISPIVLVLGLFRLMAAWGLIESTTALGVIYMAFNVAFTVWMLQSYFDTIPRDLEEAAWMEGAGRWLTLRKVFLPLCLPAIAVTAIFTFINAWNEFVVALTMLRSQESYTLPIQVFSLVAGRYTIEWHHVMAATLLATLPVAILFIWLQRYLVRGLALGAVK, from the coding sequence ATGACGCCCAAGCTGAAGCGTACGATCATCGCCTGGCTGCTGCTTTCGCCGCTGCTCGTGGTGACGATCTTCCCCTTCGCGGTAATGTTTTTGACCGCGGTCAAGCCGCGGCAGGAGGTGCTGTCGCCGACCTGGTGGCCAAGCGAATTCCACTGGTCGAATTTTGCCGACATGTGGGTGGCGACCGGCTTTGGCCAGGCGCTGGCCAATTCGCTCTATGTCTCTGTTATCGCCACCGTCGGCGCCATCCTGATCTCGGTGCCGGCCGCCTATGCCATGTCGCGGTTTCGCTTTGCCGGCTATGGCGCCTTCCGCCAGTTCCTGCTGATCTCGCAGATGATCTCGCCGATCGTGCTGGTGCTCGGCCTGTTCCGGCTGATGGCGGCCTGGGGTCTGATCGAATCCACGACCGCGCTCGGCGTCATCTACATGGCTTTCAACGTCGCCTTCACCGTGTGGATGCTGCAAAGCTATTTCGACACCATCCCGCGCGATCTCGAGGAAGCAGCGTGGATGGAAGGCGCCGGCCGATGGCTGACCTTGCGAAAAGTGTTTCTGCCGCTTTGCCTGCCGGCAATAGCGGTGACCGCCATCTTCACCTTCATCAACGCATGGAATGAGTTCGTCGTTGCGCTCACAATGCTGCGCAGCCAGGAAAGTTACACGCTGCCTATCCAGGTGTTCTCGCTGGTCGCCGGCCGCTACACGATCGAATGGCACCATGTAATGGCGGCGACGCTGCTGGCGACGCTGCCGGTGGCAATCCTGTTCATCTGGCTGCAGCGCTATCTCGTCCGCGGGCTGGCGCTCGGGGCGGTCAAATAA
- a CDS encoding M81 family metallopeptidase, translating into MRIFTASLATETNTFSPVPTDRASFEMAFYAGPGKHPDTPTLCSSPMVALRRRAAAEGLTVVEGTATWAEPGGLVQRQTYESLRDEILGQLKAALPVDAVILGLHGAMVAQGYDDCEGDLLERVRAIVGPDVVIAVELDPHSHLTPKRVAACNVMAYFLEFPHTDFYERGEHVVELGLAAARDEIKPVISTFDCRMIQVLPTSREPMRSFVDRIKALHGKDGVLSVSVIHGFMAADVPEMGTRILVVTDNDKAKGDALAERLGHELYAMRERTAMTMLNTEDGIARALAVRKENPGKPVVIADIWDNPGGGVAGDGTVVLRAMLERGVDNFGVATIWDPIAVTFCQAAGEGAVIDLRFGGKAGPLAGEPIDARVKVLKAVPEGWQSFGPSRVTLGPTALVRLEGTEIDIILNTNRTQTFEPDVFSNIGVDPLSKDILLIKSTNHFYAGFEPIAAEIIYVSAPSSYPSNPAVTDYRKLTRPVWPRVADPWRW; encoded by the coding sequence ATGCGCATCTTCACCGCCTCGCTGGCGACCGAAACCAACACCTTCTCGCCGGTGCCGACCGACCGGGCGTCGTTCGAGATGGCGTTCTATGCCGGGCCGGGCAAGCATCCGGACACGCCGACCTTGTGCTCCTCGCCGATGGTCGCGCTGCGCCGGCGTGCGGCTGCCGAAGGGCTGACCGTCGTCGAAGGCACCGCCACCTGGGCGGAGCCGGGCGGGCTGGTGCAGCGGCAGACCTATGAGTCGTTGCGCGACGAGATTCTCGGCCAGTTGAAGGCAGCCTTGCCGGTCGACGCCGTCATCCTCGGCCTGCACGGCGCCATGGTGGCGCAAGGCTATGACGATTGCGAAGGCGATCTGCTGGAACGGGTTCGCGCAATCGTCGGGCCCGACGTGGTGATCGCGGTCGAGCTCGACCCGCACAGTCATCTGACCCCAAAGCGCGTCGCGGCATGCAATGTCATGGCCTATTTCCTCGAATTCCCGCACACCGACTTCTATGAGCGCGGCGAACATGTCGTCGAGCTTGGATTGGCGGCGGCGCGCGACGAGATCAAGCCGGTGATCTCGACGTTCGACTGCCGCATGATCCAGGTGCTGCCGACCAGCCGCGAGCCGATGCGCTCCTTCGTCGACCGCATCAAGGCGCTGCACGGCAAGGACGGCGTGCTGTCGGTCTCGGTCATCCATGGCTTCATGGCCGCGGACGTGCCGGAAATGGGCACGCGCATCCTGGTCGTCACTGACAATGACAAGGCCAAGGGCGATGCGCTGGCGGAGAGGCTAGGGCACGAGCTTTACGCCATGCGCGAAAGGACGGCGATGACGATGCTGAACACCGAGGACGGCATCGCGCGGGCACTGGCCGTGCGCAAGGAAAATCCCGGCAAGCCGGTTGTGATTGCCGACATCTGGGACAATCCCGGCGGTGGCGTCGCCGGCGACGGTACGGTCGTGCTGCGCGCCATGCTGGAACGGGGCGTGGACAATTTTGGCGTGGCGACGATCTGGGACCCGATCGCTGTCACCTTTTGCCAGGCGGCAGGCGAAGGCGCCGTCATCGACCTGCGCTTCGGCGGCAAGGCCGGGCCGCTGGCCGGCGAACCGATCGATGCGCGCGTCAAGGTGTTGAAAGCCGTCCCCGAGGGCTGGCAGAGCTTCGGGCCGAGCCGGGTGACGCTCGGACCGACGGCGCTGGTGCGGCTCGAAGGCACCGAAATCGACATCATCCTCAACACCAACCGCACGCAGACCTTCGAGCCGGATGTCTTCTCCAACATCGGTGTCGATCCGTTGTCGAAGGACATATTGCTGATCAAGTCAACCAACCATTTCTACGCCGGCTTTGAACCGATCGCGGCGGAGATCATCTATGTCTCGGCGCCGAGCTCGTATCCGAGCAATCCGGCGGTGACGGATTACAGGAAGCTGACGCGGCCGGTGTGGCCACGGGTGGCGGATCCTTGGCGCTGGTGA
- a CDS encoding M3 family metallopeptidase encodes MPSTKTVDLAAHPLTKWQGPLGLPDFASIGDDDFSSVFDAALKAHEAEIDAIAGNKDAPTIENTLAALELAGEPLDHVSSIFWCRAGAHTNDAIQALERDISPKMSRHFSAISMNEKLFARVDDLYQRRETLKLDAETLRVLEKTWKGFVRSGAKLDADGKKRLANISEELSSLGTTFGQNVLADERDWALFLDEADLAGLPDFVKSSMAEAAETRGQKGRYAVTLSRSIYEPFTTFSERRDLRESAFRAFTMRGQNGGASDNTAVVRDMLKLRAEKARLLGYASFAALKLDDTMAKTPKAVHDLLDPVWEKALEKAAADQKELERLATKAGSNEKFAAWDWRFYQEKLRAEKFAFDEAELKPYLQLDRIIDACFDVATKLFGITFEEKKGIAAWHPDARVFVVKNADGSERGLFLADYFARSSKRSGAWMSALKSGYKLGDGSKPVIYNIMNFAKPPAGEAALLSVDEAKTLFHEFGHALHGMLTDVTWPSVAGTSVSRDFVELPSQLYEHWLTVPAVLEKHALHVKTGKPMPKSLLDKMLAARTFGAGFATVEFTASALIDMAYHARPDAPAEPLRFEAETLEKLDMPDTIAMRHRTPHFGHIFSGDGYSAGYYSYMWSEVLDADAFAAFEETGDPFNPALAERLRKNIYAAGGSKDPEELYTAFRGKMPSPEAMMVKRGLL; translated from the coding sequence ATGCCGTCCACGAAAACCGTCGATCTCGCCGCCCATCCGCTGACCAAATGGCAAGGGCCGCTCGGCCTGCCGGATTTTGCCAGCATCGGCGACGACGATTTCTCCTCGGTGTTCGACGCGGCGCTGAAGGCACATGAGGCCGAAATCGATGCGATCGCCGGCAACAAGGATGCGCCGACCATCGAGAATACGCTGGCAGCCCTCGAGCTCGCCGGTGAGCCGCTCGACCATGTCTCGTCGATCTTCTGGTGCCGGGCCGGCGCCCACACCAACGATGCGATCCAGGCGCTGGAGCGCGATATCTCGCCAAAAATGTCGAGGCATTTCTCGGCGATCTCGATGAACGAGAAATTGTTTGCCCGCGTCGACGATCTCTACCAGCGCCGTGAGACGCTCAAACTCGACGCCGAGACGCTGCGGGTGCTGGAGAAGACCTGGAAAGGCTTTGTGCGATCGGGCGCAAAACTCGACGCCGACGGCAAGAAGCGGCTGGCCAACATCAGCGAGGAGCTGTCCTCGCTCGGCACGACCTTCGGCCAGAACGTGCTGGCCGACGAGCGCGACTGGGCGCTTTTCCTCGACGAGGCTGATCTTGCGGGCCTGCCGGACTTCGTGAAGAGTTCGATGGCCGAAGCCGCCGAGACGCGCGGCCAGAAAGGCCGCTACGCAGTCACCTTGTCGCGCTCTATCTATGAGCCGTTCACGACCTTCTCCGAACGCCGCGACCTGCGCGAGAGCGCCTTCCGCGCTTTCACCATGCGCGGCCAGAATGGCGGCGCCAGCGACAACACCGCAGTGGTGCGCGACATGCTGAAACTGCGCGCCGAAAAGGCCAGGCTGCTAGGCTATGCCTCGTTCGCCGCGCTGAAACTCGACGACACCATGGCCAAGACGCCGAAGGCGGTGCACGACCTCCTCGACCCGGTCTGGGAGAAAGCGCTGGAGAAGGCCGCCGCCGACCAGAAGGAGCTGGAGCGGCTGGCGACCAAGGCAGGCAGCAACGAAAAATTCGCCGCCTGGGACTGGCGCTTCTACCAGGAGAAATTGCGCGCCGAAAAATTCGCCTTCGACGAGGCGGAACTGAAACCCTATCTGCAACTCGACCGCATCATCGACGCCTGCTTCGACGTCGCCACAAAACTGTTCGGCATCACTTTCGAGGAGAAGAAGGGCATCGCCGCCTGGCATCCCGACGCGCGCGTCTTCGTGGTGAAGAACGCCGATGGCAGCGAGCGCGGCCTGTTCCTCGCCGACTATTTCGCCCGGTCCTCGAAGCGCTCCGGCGCGTGGATGAGCGCGCTGAAGTCGGGCTACAAGCTTGGCGATGGCTCCAAGCCGGTGATCTACAATATCATGAACTTCGCCAAGCCGCCGGCCGGGGAAGCAGCGCTGTTGTCGGTCGATGAGGCCAAGACCCTGTTCCACGAGTTCGGCCATGCTTTGCACGGCATGCTGACCGACGTCACCTGGCCGTCGGTGGCGGGCACCTCGGTTTCCCGCGATTTCGTCGAACTGCCTTCGCAGCTCTACGAGCACTGGCTGACGGTGCCCGCAGTGCTGGAAAAGCATGCGCTGCATGTTAAGACCGGCAAGCCGATGCCGAAGTCGCTGCTCGACAAGATGCTGGCCGCCCGCACGTTCGGCGCCGGTTTCGCCACGGTCGAGTTCACAGCGTCGGCGCTGATCGACATGGCGTATCACGCGCGGCCGGATGCGCCGGCGGAACCGCTGCGTTTCGAAGCCGAAACGCTGGAAAAGCTTGATATGCCCGACACCATCGCCATGCGTCATCGCACCCCGCATTTCGGCCATATCTTCTCCGGCGACGGTTATTCAGCCGGCTACTATTCCTACATGTGGTCGGAAGTGCTCGACGCCGACGCCTTCGCCGCCTTCGAGGAGACCGGCGATCCCTTCAACCCGGCGCTGGCGGAACGGCTTCGGAAGAATATCTATGCCGCTGGCGGGTCGAAGGATCCGGAGGAGCTGTACACGGCGTTCCGCGGCAAGATGCCTTCGCCGGAAGCGATGATGGTGAAGCGGGGATTGCTATAG
- a CDS encoding carbonic anhydrase: MPHLPEHLWTGYRNFMNGRYLTESGRYRELAREGQAPETMIVACCDSRSAPEAIFDAGPGELFVLRNVGNLVPPYAPDGEFHSTSAALEFAVQSLKVKNIVVMGHGRCGGIRAALDTNSAPLSPGDFIGKWMSLIAPAAETVSSSTFMTTTERQTALERISIRYSIANLRTFPCVSILEGKGRLSLHGAWFDISTGELWVMNKDTGDFERPDLT, from the coding sequence ATGCCCCATCTCCCCGAACATCTTTGGACCGGCTACCGCAACTTCATGAATGGCCGCTATCTCACCGAGAGCGGACGCTATCGCGAGCTTGCCCGCGAGGGGCAGGCGCCCGAAACCATGATCGTTGCCTGCTGCGATTCCCGCTCTGCCCCCGAGGCGATCTTCGACGCCGGTCCGGGCGAACTGTTCGTCCTGCGCAATGTCGGCAATCTGGTGCCGCCCTATGCGCCGGACGGCGAGTTCCACTCGACCTCGGCCGCGCTCGAATTCGCCGTGCAGAGCCTGAAGGTGAAAAACATCGTGGTGATGGGCCATGGCCGCTGCGGCGGCATCCGCGCCGCGCTCGACACCAATTCGGCGCCGCTGTCGCCCGGCGACTTCATCGGCAAATGGATGAGCCTGATCGCGCCGGCGGCCGAAACCGTTTCGTCCAGCACGTTCATGACGACAACCGAACGGCAGACGGCGCTGGAGCGGATTTCCATCCGCTATTCGATCGCCAATCTCAGGACCTTCCCTTGCGTCTCCATCCTCGAAGGCAAGGGGCGGCTGTCGCTGCATGGCGCCTGGTTCGACATCTCGACCGGCGAGCTCTGGGTGATGAACAAGGACACCGGCGACTTCGAGCGGCCGGATTTGACGTAG
- a CDS encoding DUF429 domain-containing protein, with product MTSTVVVGVDGCKAGWIAVRRDLDAAPSVRVFPSFATLLDALPADATVVVDMPIGLPDVSKRGGRGPETLVRPMLGARQSSVFSIPSRPALYADTSGFTTVEAWYEAHRRASEVAKATSDPPRGVSIQAFGIFAKIREIDALLIARPQLRRRVFESHPEVAFCRLNGEKPMTLPKKIKGAVNPAGMEERKALLCRHGYTRAFLDQPPQRGAAADDFLDAAAMMLIAGRIAGGEATPFPDPPLADRFGIPLAIWA from the coding sequence GTGACCTCGACCGTGGTCGTCGGCGTCGACGGCTGCAAGGCCGGCTGGATCGCCGTCCGCCGCGATCTGGATGCCGCGCCGTCAGTCCGCGTCTTTCCCAGCTTTGCGACCCTGCTCGACGCCTTGCCCGCCGATGCGACAGTGGTCGTCGACATGCCGATCGGCCTGCCGGACGTCTCGAAAAGAGGCGGGCGCGGGCCGGAGACCTTGGTACGGCCAATGCTCGGAGCACGGCAATCCAGCGTCTTCTCTATCCCGTCCCGCCCGGCCCTCTACGCCGACACCAGCGGCTTCACCACGGTCGAGGCCTGGTATGAGGCACATCGGCGCGCCAGCGAGGTGGCCAAGGCGACCTCCGATCCGCCACGCGGCGTCTCGATCCAGGCCTTCGGCATCTTTGCCAAGATACGCGAGATCGACGCGCTGCTGATCGCACGTCCGCAACTGCGCCGCCGCGTCTTCGAATCGCATCCCGAAGTGGCCTTCTGCCGGCTGAACGGCGAAAAACCGATGACACTGCCGAAGAAGATCAAGGGCGCCGTCAATCCGGCCGGGATGGAAGAACGCAAGGCACTGCTCTGCCGGCACGGCTATACCAGAGCTTTCCTTGACCAGCCGCCGCAACGCGGTGCTGCCGCCGACGATTTCCTCGACGCCGCAGCGATGATGCTGATTGCCGGACGCATTGCCGGCGGGGAGGCAACGCCGTTTCCCGACCCGCCGCTTGCCGACCGTTTCGGCATTCCCCTGGCGATCTGGGCGTGA
- the pdxY gene encoding pyridoxal kinase PdxY, with protein sequence MNREKADAPRAVIVISSHVARGSVGNRAAVFALETLGFPVWAVPTVILPWHPGHGRATRIVPPLDQFKALMADLERAPWLGEVGAVLSGYLGEAGQAEAVASLVAAVKAKTPDAIYICDPVMGDSGGLYVPEPTAAAMRDRLMPIADIATPNRYELEWMAGAPLPDLKSVISAALHAGPSTMLVTSAQSMMTGGTGNLLLDGTQALLAEHRLIDKPPNGLGDLTAAVYLARILSGQPPIKALQSTTAAVYEILARTAKRGGDELQLETDAQSLSHPMAMVQLRHLTHPGRDRRA encoded by the coding sequence ATGAACCGCGAAAAAGCCGACGCGCCGCGCGCGGTCATCGTCATTTCCAGCCATGTCGCCCGCGGCTCGGTCGGCAACCGCGCCGCCGTGTTTGCGCTGGAGACGCTGGGCTTTCCCGTGTGGGCGGTACCGACGGTCATCTTGCCCTGGCATCCGGGCCATGGCCGCGCCACGCGCATCGTGCCGCCGCTCGACCAGTTCAAGGCGCTGATGGCCGATCTCGAGCGCGCGCCCTGGCTGGGTGAGGTCGGCGCGGTGCTGTCGGGCTATCTTGGCGAGGCCGGCCAGGCCGAGGCCGTCGCCTCGCTGGTTGCGGCGGTCAAGGCCAAGACGCCGGACGCGATTTATATATGCGATCCGGTGATGGGCGATTCCGGCGGGCTCTATGTGCCCGAGCCGACGGCCGCCGCGATGCGCGACCGGCTGATGCCGATCGCCGACATCGCCACCCCCAACCGCTATGAGCTGGAGTGGATGGCCGGCGCGCCTTTGCCCGATCTGAAATCGGTGATCTCGGCCGCCCTCCATGCCGGACCGTCAACAATGCTGGTGACGTCGGCACAGTCGATGATGACCGGCGGCACCGGCAATCTGCTGCTTGACGGCACCCAGGCGCTGCTGGCCGAACACCGCCTCATCGACAAGCCGCCGAATGGCCTCGGTGACCTGACTGCGGCCGTCTACCTCGCCCGCATCCTGTCGGGGCAGCCGCCGATCAAGGCGCTGCAATCGACCACCGCCGCCGTCTACGAAATCCTGGCGCGAACCGCCAAGCGTGGCGGCGACGAGTTGCAGCTTGAAACCGATGCCCAGAGCCTGTCGCATCCGATGGCGATGGTGCAACTGCGCCACCTCACGCATCCGGGGCGGGACCGCCGGGCGTGA
- a CDS encoding LemA family protein, translating to MFAQRLAFPFRSLPAVLMMAVVLPLLAGCGFNTIPTAEENAKAAWSEVLNQYQRRSDLIPNLVETVKGYASHEKDTLDAVVEARAKATQITVTPETLKDPEALKKFQDAQSGLTSALSRLIAVSEAYPDLKANQNFLALQAQLEGTENRIAVARRDYILAVKDYNLTLRTFPSVLWATFWFRSNEPFANFTVEEDKMQPPKVDFGTKQGG from the coding sequence ATGTTTGCCCAGCGCCTTGCCTTCCCTTTCCGCAGTCTGCCGGCCGTGCTGATGATGGCCGTCGTGCTGCCTCTGCTCGCCGGCTGCGGCTTCAACACCATCCCGACGGCGGAGGAAAACGCCAAGGCGGCATGGAGCGAGGTGCTGAACCAGTATCAGCGTCGGTCCGACCTCATTCCCAATTTGGTCGAGACGGTGAAGGGCTATGCCTCGCATGAAAAGGACACGCTCGATGCGGTGGTCGAAGCGCGCGCCAAGGCGACGCAGATCACGGTGACGCCGGAAACGCTGAAGGACCCCGAAGCGCTCAAGAAGTTCCAGGATGCGCAATCAGGGCTGACCAGCGCGCTGTCGCGGCTGATCGCGGTGTCGGAGGCCTATCCCGACCTCAAGGCCAACCAGAATTTCCTGGCGCTGCAGGCGCAACTCGAAGGCACCGAGAACCGTATCGCCGTGGCGCGGCGCGACTACATCCTGGCGGTCAAGGATTACAATCTGACGCTGAGGACCTTTCCGTCGGTGCTATGGGCAACCTTCTGGTTCCGCAGCAACGAGCCCTTCGCCAACTTCACCGTCGAAGAAGACAAGATGCAGCCGCCGAAGGTCGATTTCGGCACGAAGCAGGGCGGGTGA
- a CDS encoding YgcG family protein → MAVFLPLTAFAADLPALTGRVVDNAGIIDAGTKAALTQKLADFETRGSDQIVVATIPSLDGEEIEPYANRLFRFWKLGQAKENNGVLLLVAPNDRKMRIEVGYGLEGTLTDLHTKLIIENDMVPAFRAGDFSGGISKAVDDMVMVLEGNPEELEARGERNQKPPINTDNLFFGVFISIWAIIFFGSMAASILPPIFGQKLGPGRYRWLGMTFEPGRRSSSGGWSSGGGGWSSGSSGGGGFSGGGGSSGGGGSSGSW, encoded by the coding sequence CTGGCCGTCTTCCTGCCCCTCACCGCCTTCGCCGCCGACCTCCCCGCGCTGACCGGCCGCGTCGTCGACAATGCCGGGATCATCGATGCAGGCACCAAAGCCGCGCTCACCCAGAAACTCGCCGACTTCGAGACCAGAGGCTCCGACCAGATCGTCGTCGCAACCATCCCCAGCCTCGACGGCGAGGAGATTGAGCCTTACGCCAACCGGCTGTTCCGCTTCTGGAAGCTCGGCCAGGCCAAGGAAAACAACGGCGTGCTGCTGCTGGTGGCGCCGAACGACCGCAAGATGCGCATCGAGGTCGGCTATGGGCTGGAAGGCACGCTGACCGATTTGCACACCAAGCTGATCATCGAAAACGACATGGTGCCGGCGTTCCGCGCCGGCGATTTCTCCGGGGGCATTTCCAAGGCCGTCGACGACATGGTGATGGTGCTGGAAGGCAATCCGGAGGAATTGGAGGCGCGCGGCGAGCGCAACCAGAAGCCGCCCATCAATACCGACAATCTGTTCTTCGGCGTCTTCATCAGCATCTGGGCAATCATCTTCTTCGGCAGCATGGCCGCCTCCATCCTGCCGCCGATCTTCGGCCAAAAACTCGGTCCCGGCCGCTATCGCTGGCTCGGCATGACATTCGAGCCGGGCCGGCGGTCGTCCAGCGGCGGCTGGTCTTCGGGCGGGGGCGGCTGGTCGTCGGGTTCAAGCGGTGGTGGCGGCTTTTCCGGCGGCGGCGGTTCGTCCGGCGGCGGCGGCTCCTCGGGAAGCTGGTGA